The Metabacillus sediminilitoris genome window below encodes:
- a CDS encoding DUF5658 family protein, with the protein MLSISSLLRTKMKVISSWKNIFKISYVCFYLALLNIIDGILTYIGLNLHLIDEANMIMKWLYDHNPIYFLIIKIILSLLLYTLVILNKFPDGNWFYMLTLCGAIAYSIILFFHGLWLYVAFV; encoded by the coding sequence ATGTTGTCCATAAGTTCATTATTAAGAACGAAAATGAAAGTTATTAGTTCTTGGAAAAATATTTTTAAGATTTCGTATGTATGTTTTTATCTGGCTCTCTTAAATATTATTGATGGGATTTTAACTTACATAGGGCTAAATCTACATTTGATTGATGAGGCAAACATGATAATGAAATGGTTATATGATCATAACCCAATTTATTTCTTAATCATTAAAATTATACTCTCTCTTCTATTATATACACTTGTGATTTTGAATAAATTTCCAGATGGTAATTGGTTCTATATGTTGACTCTTTGTGGAGCAATTGCTTATTCAATTATTCTTTTCTTTCATGGGTTATGGCTTTATGTTGCATTTGTTTAG